From the genome of Uranotaenia lowii strain MFRU-FL chromosome 1, ASM2978415v1, whole genome shotgun sequence, one region includes:
- the LOC129739563 gene encoding uncharacterized protein LOC129739563 yields the protein MAVGVVRSPFSMTRNCHYFFLCRADAKVHPHRKLPEGRRPKKDHPEKGSAHASATQGLRKFPKGKVPKSTKRHHRPKITIRQQRHSAQQYRKGVGRPLFSTPFGHFFDTF from the exons GTCACcgttttcaatgacacgtaattgtcattatttttttctgtgtag AGCCGACGCAAAAGTCCACCCGCATCGGAAATTGCCCGAGGGGAGAAGGCCCAAGAAGGACCACCCGGAGAAAG GTAGCGCTCACGCGTCAGCCACACAGGGCTTAAGAAAATTCCCCAAGGGGAAAGTGCCGAAAAGCACCAAAAGGCACCATAGGCCGAAAATCACCATCCGCCAGCAAAGGCACTCGGCACAGCAATATCGGAAAGGGGTCGGAA GACCCCTTTTTTCGACGCCTTTTGGACACTTTTTTGACACCTTTTGA